One Triticum dicoccoides isolate Atlit2015 ecotype Zavitan chromosome 5B, WEW_v2.0, whole genome shotgun sequence genomic window carries:
- the LOC119309967 gene encoding B-box zinc finger protein 32-like, giving the protein MCAGDGTGERCACALCGAAADVHCEADAAFLCAPCDAHVHGANFLASRHHRTRVSLTPKGVNVISRTATTSNSCVSTADSATTAALHSRGATLPVRRRGARGEAVLEGWARRMGLEAGAAHRRAAAAGRAIRAQVAAAAPRVPLRVTMAAVLWSEVAAPGVHEPGEALRRLEACAHVPARLLVEVAAVSTMGDARAKKRTAAVDTEDGWGDCLIVSLDKTPCSPRHDLLLFV; this is encoded by the coding sequence ATGTGTGCCGGCGACGGCACGGGGGAGCGCTGCGCATGCGCGCTGTGCGGAGCGGCGGCGGACGTGCACTGCGAGGCCGACGCGGCGTTCCTCTGCGCGCCATGCGACGCCCACGTGCACGGCGCCAACTTCCTCGCGTCCCGCCACCACCGCACGCGCGTGTCGCTGACGCCTAAGGGCGTGAACGTCATATCCAGGACTGCTACGACGTCGAACTCCTGCGTGTCCACGGCCGACTCCGCGACGACGGCGGCGCTGCACAGCAGGGGGGCGACGCTACCGGTCAGAAGGCGCGGCGCGCGGGGCGAGGCGGTGCTTGAGGGCTGGGCCAGGCGGATGGGCCTCGAGGCGGGGGCGGCGCACCGGCGTGCCGCGGCGGCCGGCCGCGCGATCCGGGCCCAGGTCGCCGCGGCGGCGCCACGCGTGCCGCTGCGCGTCACCATGGCTGCGGTGCTGTGGTCGGAGGTGGCGGCTCCCGGCGTCCACGAGCCCGGCGAAGCGCTCCGGCGCCTGGAGGCCTGCGCGCACGTGCCGGCGAGGCTCCTCGTGGAGGTGGCAGCGGTGTCGACGATGGGGGACGCGCGCGCGAAGAAGAGGACGGCCGCAGTGGACACCGAGGACGGCTGGGGGGACTGCTTGATCGTGAGCCTGGACAAGACACCATGTTCTCCAAGACACGATCTTCTCTTGTTCgtttag